From Chthonomonas sp., the proteins below share one genomic window:
- a CDS encoding AAA family ATPase yields MIVVNAETSYWAQWGLAEDPFAQGYDRRFVRLTNSLENALTLLYFTVQRNRGAACVTGETGSGKSTLLHHLKQVLVEEGAQVLAFSLRGLTPVQLLRTILQGLGCPAIADDVQLLRQAVHLELFERAERGPRTILMLDDVDAVEDPAILGLLDELTKARVGSKYLINCILAGGSTLVRNLSIHPEFFTRLAFQVQLAPLTAAEASDLIRDRFAAAGWKGESFPISVEAVELLHQKAAGNPGRICQWLHQAMANELCARAGVVDPFYLYQVFSHGETAA; encoded by the coding sequence GTGATCGTGGTGAATGCCGAAACCAGCTACTGGGCTCAGTGGGGCCTCGCGGAGGATCCTTTTGCACAAGGGTACGACCGCCGTTTTGTGCGCCTGACCAACTCGCTGGAGAACGCGCTCACGCTCCTCTACTTCACCGTCCAGCGCAATCGCGGCGCGGCTTGCGTCACCGGCGAAACGGGATCGGGCAAGTCCACGCTCTTGCATCACCTCAAACAAGTTCTCGTCGAAGAAGGCGCGCAAGTTCTGGCGTTTTCGTTGCGCGGCCTGACCCCGGTCCAGTTGCTGAGAACGATTCTGCAAGGACTTGGCTGCCCGGCTATCGCCGACGACGTGCAATTGCTGCGGCAAGCCGTGCACCTCGAGCTTTTTGAGCGCGCAGAGCGCGGCCCGCGTACGATTTTGATGCTCGACGACGTGGACGCCGTCGAAGACCCGGCGATTCTGGGGCTGCTCGACGAGCTGACCAAGGCTCGCGTGGGCAGCAAGTACCTGATCAATTGCATCCTGGCGGGCGGCTCTACGCTGGTGCGCAACCTCTCGATTCACCCCGAGTTTTTCACGCGCCTCGCCTTCCAAGTCCAACTCGCGCCGCTGACCGCGGCCGAGGCGAGCGACCTCATTCGCGACCGCTTCGCGGCGGCCGGGTGGAAAGGCGAATCGTTCCCGATCTCGGTTGAGGCGGTCGAGTTGCTTCACCAAAAGGCCGCGGGAAATCCGGGCCGCATCTGCCAATGGCTGCACCAAGCCATGGCCAACGAACTCTGCGCCCGTGCGGGCGTGGTTGACCCCTTTTACCTCTATCAAGTTTTTAGTCACGGAGAAACAGCCGCATGA
- a CDS encoding helix-turn-helix domain-containing protein, whose protein sequence is MNLFQRIFHHLDELHDYSPTPARKFSPKFDATPTTNPVAIEPEATPMETVMTSINADVSETITTTDRTDRLIQDAIRAAGVYDTTKPTQPINSAIVEATSPSLGTETMDSVSTTQDVETSAAGTNALQMGRILLELDLSPEQSMQLFSATLATKQSIMTLEEVAEMLRLETFEVAQLTRQGQLPGFVAGANLRYRRTDVEAFVASQLHAMRTETTPQNHVA, encoded by the coding sequence ATGAACCTATTCCAACGAATCTTTCACCACCTCGATGAGCTTCACGATTACAGCCCCACGCCGGCGCGGAAGTTCAGCCCCAAATTTGATGCCACCCCGACGACGAATCCGGTGGCGATTGAACCTGAAGCAACCCCTATGGAGACTGTAATGACCTCGATTAACGCCGACGTGAGCGAGACGATCACCACCACCGACCGAACGGACCGCCTGATTCAGGATGCTATCCGCGCGGCGGGCGTCTACGACACAACAAAACCGACCCAACCGATAAATAGTGCAATCGTTGAGGCTACTTCTCCGTCTTTAGGAACGGAGACCATGGATTCGGTCAGTACAACACAGGATGTCGAGACCTCGGCAGCGGGCACGAATGCGCTTCAAATGGGGCGGATTTTGCTGGAACTTGACCTCTCGCCCGAGCAATCCATGCAGCTCTTTTCGGCCACCCTCGCGACCAAGCAGTCGATCATGACGCTGGAAGAAGTCGCCGAGATGCTTCGTCTTGAAACGTTTGAAGTCGCCCAACTCACCCGCCAAGGGCAGTTGCCCGGGTTTGTGGCGGGCGCGAATCTCCGCTACCGCCGCACGGATGTAGAGGCCTTTGTCGCCTCGCAACTGCACGCCATGCGCACCGAAACCACCCCTCAAAATCATGTCGCGTAA
- the pilM gene encoding type IV pilus assembly protein PilM, with translation MSRKQGSTLGIDIGHSAIKVAMVEPTSLGWKVSSAYTVDTPMGAVVDGVVVDVPLVGGILRALLKDNNLAGRLVNLSVASATVVVRTVAMPKMTAELLQKSIRFEAGRYIPNSIEDSYVEFEILGDLDETQMEVMLVAAPRDLVNSRIAACEAAGLEVEAVDLEPFAVYRALIESDSLYNWEEKTFALVDLGARTTNVSVVSKGRFMLTRTIPQGSNALSDALANFFKLSREDAESGKAQLDISPLAGDAVVEAAPLRVLQPHLEETLRELRRSLNFFTTQATEAGTPEAVTHMVLTGGGAELGGLTEYLSAKLGLKALKIGVMDNPRFTSGVSHDLGSGSNFTVASGLAMKSNEPAA, from the coding sequence ATGTCGCGTAAACAAGGTTCAACTCTCGGAATTGATATCGGGCACTCGGCCATTAAGGTGGCCATGGTCGAACCGACGAGCCTCGGTTGGAAGGTCTCCTCGGCGTACACCGTTGACACGCCCATGGGCGCCGTCGTCGATGGCGTGGTGGTGGACGTCCCGCTGGTGGGCGGCATTCTCCGCGCCCTGCTTAAGGACAACAACCTCGCTGGTCGGCTGGTGAACCTCTCGGTGGCTTCGGCCACGGTGGTGGTGCGAACCGTGGCGATGCCGAAGATGACCGCCGAACTCCTGCAGAAATCCATTCGCTTTGAAGCCGGGCGCTACATCCCGAACTCGATTGAAGACAGCTACGTGGAGTTCGAGATCCTCGGCGATCTCGACGAGACGCAGATGGAAGTCATGCTCGTCGCGGCCCCCCGCGACCTCGTGAATTCACGTATCGCGGCGTGCGAAGCGGCCGGCCTTGAGGTCGAAGCCGTGGACCTTGAGCCGTTCGCCGTCTACCGCGCGCTCATCGAGTCGGACAGCCTTTACAATTGGGAAGAAAAGACGTTCGCCCTGGTGGACCTCGGTGCCCGCACGACCAACGTGAGCGTGGTCAGCAAGGGCCGGTTCATGCTCACTCGCACGATTCCGCAAGGTAGCAACGCACTTTCCGATGCGCTCGCGAACTTCTTTAAGCTCTCGCGCGAAGATGCCGAATCGGGCAAGGCTCAGCTGGATATCTCGCCGCTGGCAGGAGACGCCGTTGTGGAAGCTGCGCCGCTTCGCGTGCTGCAGCCGCACCTCGAAGAAACTCTGCGCGAACTTCGCCGCAGCCTGAACTTCTTCACCACCCAGGCCACCGAGGCCGGTACCCCGGAAGCGGTGACGCACATGGTGTTGACTGGTGGCGGCGCCGAACTGGGCGGCCTCACCGAGTACCTCAGCGCCAAGCTGGGGCTGAAAGCCTTGAAGATTGGAGTGATGGACAACCCCCGATTCACGTCGGGAGTGAGCCACGACCTTGGGTCGGGTAGCAACTTCACCGTTGCATCCGGGTTGGCGATGAAGTCCAACGAGCCCGCCGCTTAA
- a CDS encoding PilN domain-containing protein, with protein sequence MPNINLIREQRILVRAQRRKTKLVSAGALGISVLALGFLGMQWMNLSGKRAALVDAKQKHERIYPKVEQIDELTALVGKLEPKMQNLDDSQRATKRWFRILNHLAKNTPPDAWLTQIRSTQTMATEPVALTIQGISGGQGSAADMMNRLQASTDYEGVVLNYTNEEVSTDRTGIKFELTARVAGTAQPKPKEEEEKA encoded by the coding sequence ATGCCAAACATTAACCTCATTCGCGAACAACGCATTCTGGTCCGGGCCCAGCGTCGCAAGACGAAGCTGGTGTCGGCGGGCGCCCTCGGCATTTCCGTGCTGGCGCTTGGCTTCCTCGGCATGCAATGGATGAATCTCTCCGGCAAGCGCGCCGCTCTGGTGGATGCAAAACAAAAGCACGAGCGCATTTATCCGAAGGTCGAGCAAATTGACGAACTCACCGCTCTGGTGGGCAAGCTCGAACCCAAGATGCAGAATCTCGACGATTCGCAGCGAGCCACGAAGCGCTGGTTTAGAATCCTGAACCACCTCGCCAAGAACACGCCGCCCGACGCCTGGTTGACGCAGATTCGCTCGACGCAGACCATGGCGACCGAGCCGGTCGCGTTGACGATTCAAGGCATCAGCGGGGGGCAAGGTTCGGCCGCGGACATGATGAACCGTCTGCAAGCGAGCACCGATTACGAAGGCGTGGTGCTGAACTACACCAACGAAGAAGTTTCGACCGACCGAACGGGCATTAAGTTTGAGCTCACCGCGCGGGTCGCGGGAACAGCTCAACCGAAGCCGAAGGAAGAGGAGGAAAAGGCATGA
- the pilO gene encoding type 4a pilus biogenesis protein PilO, protein MKNTSNPTMIAVLAGVVVLGSIAGAISFMGDAGKNDREAKALLSQIREEATVDRELAAINERLQLCNKRLEHIVDERPEVAVSGLMTRLEQTGIANGLIVTGVRPKDDANKPAPNQGKEGDKPVRKDYDDQLIEVKGSGEYISARRFIEALENFPNIVRIESLDISPRQNGTRDNSRGSLDMTITLRAYLYPEVEQPKAGTEEPGGGKKPTTSVEPSTQARGEKTSRGEKNG, encoded by the coding sequence ATGAAGAACACGTCCAACCCCACAATGATCGCGGTCTTGGCAGGCGTGGTGGTCCTCGGCTCCATCGCCGGTGCCATCAGCTTTATGGGCGACGCGGGCAAGAACGATCGCGAAGCCAAGGCTTTGCTCTCGCAGATTCGCGAAGAAGCGACGGTGGATCGCGAACTCGCGGCCATCAACGAGCGGCTGCAACTTTGTAACAAGCGCCTGGAGCACATTGTTGACGAGCGACCGGAAGTCGCGGTCTCGGGTTTGATGACCCGCCTCGAGCAAACCGGTATCGCCAACGGCCTCATCGTCACGGGCGTGCGCCCCAAGGACGACGCCAACAAGCCGGCGCCGAACCAGGGCAAGGAAGGCGACAAGCCGGTTCGCAAGGATTACGACGATCAGCTGATCGAGGTGAAGGGTTCGGGCGAGTACATTTCCGCGCGTCGCTTCATCGAGGCGCTGGAGAACTTTCCCAACATCGTGCGGATCGAGAGCCTCGATATCTCGCCTCGCCAAAACGGCACCCGCGACAACAGCCGCGGTTCGCTGGACATGACGATTACTCTGCGCGCTTACCTCTACCCCGAGGTAGAGCAGCCGAAGGCCGGCACCGAAGAGCCGGGCGGCGGAAAGAAGCCGACCACGTCGGTTGAACCCTCGACTCAGGCGCGCGGCGAAAAGACTTCCCGAGGAG